One stretch of Paraburkholderia fungorum DNA includes these proteins:
- a CDS encoding sigma-54 interaction domain-containing protein, whose product MASIDLDSPTVSAGDNGPAKAKQRVADGIAGLKSYGLLYGSSPVMLDLYEQIERVACTDATALIIGESGTGKELIARTIHDQSSRKDAAFVAVNCGAIPDELIEAELFGHEKGSFTGAVQGRVGYFEHANGGTLFLDEITEMAPVRQVKLLRALETGTFYRVGGNELISGNVRVIAATNRDPAVAVKENGLREDLMYRLAVFPLRAPPLRERESDRELLAQHFLAQLNQQEGASKSFSKRSIETLRTWSWPGNVRELKNAVYRAFILAEKTVELPHPHLASRVKKAVTQGDAMSVWIGTPLADAQKQIILGTLKYCGGDKRRAAKALGVSLKTLYNRLSAYGDEGAEEEAEQ is encoded by the coding sequence ATGGCGTCAATCGATCTGGACTCGCCCACCGTCTCCGCCGGCGACAATGGCCCGGCAAAGGCGAAGCAGCGCGTCGCGGACGGCATCGCGGGACTGAAATCATACGGTCTGCTGTATGGCTCGTCGCCGGTGATGCTGGATCTGTACGAGCAGATCGAGCGCGTCGCGTGCACCGACGCGACCGCGTTGATCATCGGCGAATCAGGCACCGGCAAGGAACTGATTGCCCGCACGATTCACGATCAAAGCAGCCGCAAGGACGCGGCATTCGTCGCCGTGAATTGCGGCGCGATTCCCGACGAACTCATCGAAGCCGAACTTTTCGGCCATGAAAAAGGCAGCTTCACCGGCGCGGTTCAAGGGCGCGTCGGCTACTTCGAACACGCGAACGGCGGCACGCTGTTCCTCGATGAAATCACCGAAATGGCGCCCGTGCGTCAGGTCAAACTTTTACGCGCGCTGGAAACCGGCACGTTCTATCGGGTCGGCGGCAACGAACTCATTAGCGGCAACGTGCGCGTGATTGCCGCGACCAATCGCGATCCGGCCGTCGCCGTGAAAGAGAATGGTCTGCGCGAAGATTTGATGTATCGGCTCGCGGTTTTCCCGTTGCGCGCGCCGCCATTGCGCGAACGTGAAAGCGACCGCGAACTGCTCGCGCAACACTTCCTGGCGCAGTTGAATCAACAGGAAGGCGCCAGCAAGAGTTTCAGCAAACGGTCGATCGAAACGCTGCGCACCTGGTCGTGGCCCGGCAATGTTCGCGAATTGAAAAACGCGGTTTATCGCGCGTTCATTCTCGCGGAAAAAACCGTTGAATTGCCGCATCCGCACCTGGCGTCGCGCGTGAAAAAAGCCGTGACCCAAGGCGACGCAATGAGCGTCTGGATCGGCACGCCACTCGCCGATGCGCAAAAGCAGATTATTCTCGGCACGCTCAAATATTGCGGTGGCGATAAACGGCGTGCGGCCAAAGCGCTCGGCGTCAGTCTGAAAACGCTTTACAACAGATTGAGCGCATACGGCGATGAAGGCGCCGAAGAAGAAGCCGAACAATAA
- a CDS encoding sigma-54-dependent transcriptional regulator yields the protein MPHVLIVDDDAGTREALSAIIGEDGLTTATAGDLREARIQLVRQMPDVVFTDLKLPDGSGVDLFEDLDPRSGVEVIVITGHATVESAVNALKMGATDYLVKPINMQRVKAILSRLPRAGDLKAEIGTLRGELRRMGRFGLMLGNSPAMQEVYDQIGRVAPTAASVMLVGESGTGKEVAAQTLHELSLRRKHAFLAVNCGAISPNLIESEMFGHERGSFTGADRQHKGYFERANGGTLFLDEITEMPIELQVKLLRVLETGMFMRVGTTKEIETDVRLIAATNRDPEQAVLEGKLRLDLYHRLNVFPISLPPLRDRGKDVELLAQAFLDELNERHSTKKHFPAAVKDMLMSYPWPGNVRELKNYVQRAHIMSGTDSDSTATVPLQITLSKPAAGTAITIPFGTSLAEADRQLILATLEQCGGVKTRAAEILGISLKTLYNRLVEYGNDAREDGESAEESRAL from the coding sequence ATGCCACATGTACTGATTGTCGATGACGATGCCGGTACCCGCGAGGCGCTTTCCGCCATCATCGGGGAAGACGGTCTGACTACCGCCACCGCGGGCGATTTGCGCGAAGCGCGCATTCAACTGGTCCGGCAGATGCCGGATGTTGTCTTTACCGACCTGAAGCTGCCCGACGGCAGCGGGGTCGATCTGTTCGAAGATCTGGACCCGCGTTCCGGCGTGGAAGTGATCGTGATTACCGGCCACGCGACCGTGGAGTCGGCAGTGAACGCGCTGAAGATGGGCGCCACCGACTATCTGGTGAAGCCGATCAACATGCAGCGCGTGAAGGCGATCCTGTCGCGCCTGCCGCGTGCCGGCGACCTGAAGGCGGAAATCGGCACCTTGCGCGGCGAGCTGCGCCGCATGGGCCGTTTCGGTCTGATGCTCGGCAATTCGCCGGCGATGCAGGAGGTCTACGACCAGATCGGCCGCGTCGCGCCGACGGCGGCCTCGGTGATGCTGGTCGGCGAGTCCGGCACCGGCAAGGAAGTCGCCGCGCAGACGCTGCACGAACTGAGCTTGCGACGCAAGCATGCGTTCCTCGCCGTGAACTGCGGCGCGATTTCGCCGAATCTGATCGAGTCGGAAATGTTCGGCCATGAGCGCGGTTCGTTCACCGGCGCGGATCGGCAGCACAAGGGTTATTTCGAGCGCGCGAACGGCGGCACGCTGTTCCTCGACGAAATCACCGAAATGCCGATCGAATTGCAGGTGAAACTGCTGCGCGTGCTCGAAACCGGCATGTTCATGCGGGTCGGCACGACCAAGGAAATCGAAACCGACGTGCGTCTGATCGCGGCGACCAACCGCGATCCGGAGCAGGCGGTGCTGGAAGGCAAGCTGCGTCTGGACCTGTATCACCGGCTGAATGTGTTTCCGATCAGCCTGCCGCCGTTGCGCGATCGCGGCAAGGACGTCGAACTGCTCGCGCAGGCGTTCCTCGACGAACTCAACGAGCGCCACAGCACGAAGAAGCATTTCCCGGCGGCCGTGAAGGACATGTTGATGTCGTATCCGTGGCCGGGCAATGTGCGCGAACTGAAGAATTACGTGCAGCGCGCGCACATCATGTCGGGGACGGATTCGGACAGCACCGCGACCGTGCCGTTGCAGATCACGCTGTCGAAGCCCGCTGCAGGCACGGCAATCACGATTCCGTTCGGCACCTCGCTCGCCGAGGCGGATCGTCAGCTGATTCTGGCGACGCTCGAACAATGCGGCGGCGTGAAGACGCGAGCTGCGGAGATTCTCGGCATCAGTCTGAAGACGCTGTACAACCGCTTGGTGGAATACGGCAACGACGCGCGTGAAGACGGCGAGTCCGCCGAGGAATCGCGAGCGCTGTGA
- a CDS encoding ABC transporter permease, translating to MDFSFNLKRTANASAWRVLPNRWDFVAFPLIICIIAMAAIGFHETLAPMSVLKTQAISLDPSNLPEYAMRTTLRMLAAMVASLIFTLIYGTLAAKSRRAGLVLVPILDILQSVPVLGYISFTVTFFLALFPGRVLGAELAAIFAIFTSQAWNMTFSFYQSLRTVPRDLDEVSRGFHLTSWQRFWKLEVPFSMPGLIWNMMMSMSGGWFFVVASEAITVGNNTITLPGIGAYLAQAIEVKNLHAIGWVILAMTVVILAYDQLLFRPLVAWADKFRMENTSSGDAPESWLLDLIRRTRLIHRLLVPVGWMFAKAARVRFQLPAFSAPRFQIPQREKSSKLGDIVWAALVLLATVYVVYRVVLYVRTGVSLEEVGHVLVLGLITLLRVVVLIAIASVIWVPIGVLIGLRPALAEKIQPLAQFLAAFPANLLFPVFVIVIVRFHLNPDIWLSPLIVLGTQWYILFNVIAGASSYPNDYREAAKNFHIRGWQWWRQAMLPGIFPYYVTGAITASGGAWNASIVAEFVQWGDTKVAAHGLGAYIAQTTAAGDYPKIIVGIAVMSLFVTLFNRLLWRPLFAYAEAKLRLD from the coding sequence ATGGATTTCAGTTTTAACCTGAAGCGCACCGCGAATGCGTCGGCATGGCGGGTGTTGCCCAATCGCTGGGACTTCGTCGCCTTTCCGCTGATCATCTGCATTATTGCCATGGCGGCGATCGGCTTTCACGAGACGCTCGCGCCGATGTCGGTGCTGAAGACCCAGGCCATTTCGCTCGATCCGTCGAACCTGCCTGAATATGCAATGCGCACCACGCTGCGCATGCTGGCGGCGATGGTCGCGTCGCTGATCTTCACGCTGATCTACGGCACGCTCGCTGCCAAGAGCCGCCGCGCCGGGCTCGTGCTCGTGCCGATTCTGGACATCCTCCAGTCGGTGCCGGTGCTGGGCTACATTTCGTTTACGGTCACGTTCTTCCTCGCGCTGTTTCCGGGCCGCGTGCTAGGCGCCGAGCTCGCGGCGATCTTCGCGATCTTCACGAGTCAGGCGTGGAACATGACGTTCAGCTTCTATCAGTCGCTGCGCACGGTGCCACGCGATCTGGACGAAGTGTCGCGCGGCTTTCATCTGACTTCGTGGCAGCGCTTCTGGAAGCTCGAAGTGCCATTCTCGATGCCGGGCCTCATCTGGAACATGATGATGTCGATGTCGGGCGGGTGGTTCTTCGTGGTCGCGTCCGAAGCCATCACGGTCGGTAACAACACGATCACGCTACCGGGCATCGGCGCGTATCTGGCGCAGGCGATCGAGGTCAAGAATCTGCACGCGATCGGCTGGGTGATCCTCGCGATGACCGTCGTGATTCTCGCGTACGACCAATTGCTGTTCCGTCCGCTGGTCGCGTGGGCCGACAAGTTCCGCATGGAAAACACCAGTTCGGGCGACGCGCCGGAGTCGTGGCTGCTCGACCTGATCCGCCGCACGCGTCTGATTCACCGTCTGCTGGTGCCGGTCGGCTGGATGTTCGCGAAAGCGGCGCGAGTGCGCTTCCAGTTGCCGGCGTTCAGCGCGCCGCGCTTCCAGATTCCGCAACGCGAGAAAAGCTCGAAGCTCGGCGATATCGTCTGGGCCGCGCTGGTGCTGCTCGCCACGGTCTATGTGGTGTATCGCGTGGTGCTGTATGTGCGTACCGGCGTGTCGCTCGAAGAAGTCGGCCATGTGCTGGTGCTCGGCCTGATCACGCTGCTGCGCGTCGTGGTGCTGATCGCGATTGCGTCGGTGATCTGGGTGCCGATCGGTGTGCTGATCGGTCTGCGTCCGGCGCTGGCTGAAAAGATCCAGCCGCTCGCGCAGTTCCTCGCCGCGTTCCCGGCGAACCTGCTGTTCCCGGTGTTCGTGATCGTGATCGTGCGATTCCATCTGAACCCGGACATCTGGCTGTCGCCGCTGATCGTGCTCGGCACGCAGTGGTATATCCTGTTCAACGTCATTGCCGGTGCCAGTTCCTATCCGAACGACTACCGCGAGGCGGCCAAGAATTTCCACATTCGCGGCTGGCAATGGTGGCGTCAGGCGATGCTGCCGGGCATTTTCCCGTACTACGTGACCGGCGCGATCACCGCGTCGGGCGGCGCGTGGAACGCGAGTATCGTGGCGGAATTCGTCCAGTGGGGCGATACCAAGGTGGCGGCGCACGGCCTGGGCGCGTACATCGCGCAGACCACGGCGGCCGGCGACTATCCGAAGATCATTGTGGGCATCGCCGTGATGTCCCTGTTCGTGACGCTGTTCAACCGTCTGCTGTGGCGCCCGCTGTTCGCGTACGCCGAAGCCAAGCTGCGGCTTGATTGA
- a CDS encoding DUF883 family protein translates to MTDTTQQLALGGQKIVEDLRVLLKDSEEMLRLAANVPGEGVGVLRDKLGTHVETLQSALGDAQENAQRRYRAATITTERYVRHNPWRAIGIAAGVGFVLGVLTAR, encoded by the coding sequence ATGACTGACACCACGCAACAGCTCGCACTCGGAGGCCAGAAAATTGTCGAGGATTTGCGGGTGCTGCTGAAGGACTCGGAAGAAATGCTGCGGCTCGCCGCGAACGTGCCGGGAGAGGGCGTCGGCGTGTTGCGCGACAAGCTGGGCACGCACGTCGAGACGCTGCAGTCGGCGCTCGGCGATGCACAGGAGAACGCGCAGCGCCGCTATCGCGCGGCGACCATCACCACCGAGCGCTATGTGCGGCACAACCCGTGGCGCGCGATCGGCATCGCGGCGGGCGTCGGCTTTGTGCTGGGCGTTCTGACTGCGCGCTGA
- a CDS encoding ABC transporter ATP-binding protein yields MQNPKAAITAAPIQTPPKPPRLGEEILRVKDVCRGFNKTQGELLVLDDANLSLREGEIVGLLGRSGSGKSTLLRIIAGLIEPTDGEVTYMGKPLDGPAKGVAMVFQTFALFPWLTVLQNVEAGLEAQGVGAAERRTRALAAIDLIGLDGFENAYPRELSGGMRQRVGFARALVVDPTLLLMDEPFSALDVLTAETLRTDLLDLWTQGRMPIKSVLIVTHNIEEAVFMCDRILVLSSNPGRVVAEIKVPFKHPRNRLDPAFRKLVDDIYAKMTARQTDEKTKKGLELHSWLPHVSTNLMAGLIETLAAAPYHGRADMPEIARSLHLEVDDLFPVAEVLQHLGFADIREGDIFLTPPARVFSEFGTQERKMMFAEHLLRHVPLAARIKKVLNERPGHRAPRVRFEQELEDFLSDSAAEETLDAVINWGRYGEIFSYNDQTEIFSLEDVES; encoded by the coding sequence ATGCAAAATCCTAAAGCTGCTATCACCGCCGCGCCGATCCAGACGCCGCCGAAGCCGCCGCGCCTCGGCGAAGAGATCCTGCGCGTCAAGGACGTGTGCCGTGGTTTCAACAAGACGCAGGGCGAACTGCTCGTCCTCGACGACGCGAATCTGTCGTTGCGCGAGGGCGAGATCGTCGGTTTGCTGGGCCGCTCCGGCTCGGGCAAGTCGACGCTGCTGCGCATCATCGCCGGTCTGATCGAACCGACCGACGGCGAAGTCACATATATGGGCAAGCCGCTCGACGGCCCCGCGAAGGGCGTCGCGATGGTGTTCCAGACCTTCGCGCTGTTTCCGTGGCTGACCGTGCTGCAAAACGTGGAAGCGGGTCTTGAAGCGCAGGGTGTCGGCGCTGCCGAGCGGCGCACGCGCGCACTGGCCGCGATCGACCTGATCGGTCTGGACGGGTTCGAAAACGCGTATCCGCGCGAGTTGTCGGGCGGCATGCGTCAGCGCGTCGGCTTTGCGCGCGCGCTGGTGGTCGATCCGACGCTGCTGCTGATGGACGAACCGTTCTCCGCGCTCGACGTGCTGACCGCCGAAACGCTGCGTACCGACCTGCTCGATCTGTGGACGCAAGGTCGTATGCCGATCAAGTCGGTGCTGATCGTCACGCACAACATCGAGGAAGCGGTGTTCATGTGCGACCGGATTCTGGTGTTGTCGTCGAATCCGGGGCGGGTGGTGGCCGAGATCAAGGTGCCGTTCAAGCATCCGCGTAACCGTCTCGACCCGGCGTTCCGCAAGCTGGTCGACGACATCTACGCGAAGATGACCGCGCGTCAGACCGACGAAAAGACCAAGAAGGGTCTCGAACTGCACAGCTGGCTGCCGCATGTGTCGACCAACCTGATGGCCGGTCTGATCGAAACGCTGGCTGCCGCGCCGTACCACGGCCGTGCGGACATGCCGGAAATCGCGCGTTCGCTGCATCTCGAGGTGGACGATCTGTTCCCGGTGGCCGAAGTGCTGCAACACCTCGGTTTCGCGGATATCCGCGAGGGTGACATTTTCCTGACGCCGCCCGCGCGCGTGTTCTCCGAGTTCGGCACGCAGGAACGGAAGATGATGTTCGCCGAGCATCTGCTGCGGCACGTGCCGCTGGCTGCGCGAATCAAGAAAGTGCTGAACGAACGGCCGGGGCATCGCGCGCCGCGCGTGCGCTTCGAGCAGGAACTGGAAGATTTTCTGTCCGACAGCGCGGCGGAAGAAACGCTGGACGCGGTCATCAACTGGGGCCGTTATGGCGAGATTTTCTCGTACAACGACCAGACCGAAATCTTCAGCCTGGAAGACGTGGAGTCTTAA